The following is a genomic window from Candidatus Palauibacter australiensis.
GATGCGGACCGGGAGAGGCAACAGTCCGGTGCCTCTGGGCAGGAAACGGTCGAACAGGACACGCCGGCAAGTCCGGGCAGCGCCGGGGGCGGCATGGGCCGCGCCGAGTTCGAGCTTCGCGAGGCCCTCCGGTTGGAGGAGGTAGAGCGCGGGACACGCTCGCTCCGCTCATTCCCCGTCGCGCAGTCGCACCGGGATCCGAACGGACCCCCGGATGCGGCGGGGTCTCTCTCAGTACCCGAGTCTCCCGACGCGGCACTCGACGGCGCACTCGCGTCTCTTGGGCAGTCCCTCGCCGCCCTCGAAGCCGAGATGGCGGCGGGGCTGGCCGCGGGAGGGTTCGCGCCCGGCGCCGGAGGCCCGGCACCGCAGGCGGACGTTCCCGCCGCGTCAGGCACGTCCGAGCCCGGCCGTTTGGTGCGGCCGCATGACCCGCCGGGCTGGGCGCGCATCCGCGAGGGCACGTTCCTCGAAGCGGTGCTCCTGACTCAACTCTCGGGCGAGTTCCCCGGGCCGGTGCTCGCCATGGTCTCGGCTCCGCTTTATTCGGCCGACCGGCAGCGGGTGCTGATCCCGCGCGGCGCGCGCGTCGTCGGAACGGCCCAGGCCGTCCAGAACCGCGACCAGAGCCGCCTCGCCGTCTCATTCCACCGGCTGCTGCTCCCCGATGCGAGTTGGGTGG
Proteins encoded in this region:
- a CDS encoding TrbI/VirB10 family protein; translated protein: MSLWKQLVKEPKGALPGGFVTKAGIALMTVLVAGLLLSSSFTGPDETVEGVAPAPARPVDDRTGRALDGRLSDETDRQSQQAAADADRERQQSGASGQETVEQDTPASPGSAGGGMGRAEFELREALRLEEVERGTRSLRSFPVAQSHRDPNGPPDAAGSLSVPESPDAALDGALASLGQSLAALEAEMAAGLAAGGFAPGAGGPAPQADVPAASGTSEPGRLVRPHDPPGWARIREGTFLEAVLLTQLSGEFPGPVLAMVSAPLYSADRQRVLIPRGARVVGTAQAVQNRDQSRLAVSFHRLLLPDASWVDLEFTGLNQVGESALRDQVNRRYLSTFAAAGAVGALSGLTLAGASPYGLRAGVGQGLGGSAASMLDRYLNRLPEITIRAGHRLRVWLTSDVLLPVPTPTR